The Brasilonema sennae CENA114 genome includes a region encoding these proteins:
- a CDS encoding general stress protein: MALGKDNKRAVGVFSSRREAEYALTELRDAGFPMNKVSIIAKDADRTGDIAGVETQEHVGNKADEGAAAGAVTGATVGGITGLLVGLGTLAIPGVGPILLAGEIATALATTAAGAGIGAAAGGLLGALVGLGIPEERARVYNERVSRGDYLVIVDGTDEEIRGAETVLTNQGIQEFGIYNPPGVVDTYTDYSGGVVNNQPPVTGAVNNQPSVTIVDNRDTTV, translated from the coding sequence ATGGCTTTAGGTAAAGATAATAAGCGTGCAGTCGGCGTTTTTTCTAGCCGTCGTGAAGCTGAGTATGCACTTACCGAACTCAGAGACGCTGGTTTTCCAATGAATAAGGTTTCTATCATTGCCAAAGATGCTGATCGTACCGGTGATATTGCTGGTGTCGAAACGCAAGAACATGTTGGTAACAAAGCTGATGAAGGAGCTGCTGCTGGCGCAGTAACAGGTGCAACAGTCGGAGGCATTACCGGTTTACTTGTAGGCTTGGGAACTTTGGCAATTCCTGGTGTTGGTCCTATATTACTCGCAGGTGAAATCGCCACAGCTCTGGCGACAACAGCAGCAGGTGCGGGAATTGGTGCAGCGGCTGGTGGGCTATTGGGTGCACTCGTTGGTTTGGGAATTCCTGAAGAACGAGCCAGAGTATACAATGAACGAGTATCCCGTGGTGATTATTTGGTGATAGTAGACGGGACAGATGAGGAAATTCGTGGTGCCGAAACTGTTTTGACAAACCAAGGTATTCAAGAGTTTGGTATTTATAATCCACCTGGTGTTGTAGATACTTACACAGATTACTCTGGCGGCGTTGTGAATAATCAGCCTCCAGTAACAGGCGCTGTGAATAATCAGCCTTCGGTAACAATTGTTGACAATCGGGATACAACTGTTTAG
- a CDS encoding sensor histidine kinase, with translation MYKWILPSLSEVLANSQSTVPVCSSAKAQQQWRVSVAAIEQLLLKILATASPQEAAQGLVLAAPAPVFSDSRLAGNLQTVSFTAKPFNPLALMPFQMPPDVVVADAFAPGESVLPVLSTDPLAREQFCLVFTEQFRLVLVLAEDIDGNKTFSFSFEPEVVELAWRSLGARVVVSNPDLFADLQQLVHKYSTVAPDYRLVMEFSRLLLTQFPEQEENTEIAKSADVGTSVRSEFAQSLPASPHLSLGASSQAHTRPDVELLQAFAHEVRTPLTTIRTITRLLLKQRELPANVIKRLQLIDHECTEQIDRMELLFRAAELQTSATVKSTNTQLTAMSLEQVLQQSIPRWEQAANRRNLTIDVILPQHLPTVVSNPAMLDRVLTGLMENFTRSLPAGSHIQVQAIPAGDQLKLQLLPLTQAGENGKVSCSPCTPPIRKALGQLLMFQPETGTISLNLNATKHLFQAIGGKLIVRDRPRHGEVLTIFLPLEVTSQ, from the coding sequence GTGTACAAATGGATCTTGCCAAGTCTAAGCGAAGTCTTAGCAAATAGTCAATCAACAGTGCCTGTGTGTTCATCAGCCAAAGCACAACAGCAGTGGCGCGTCAGCGTAGCAGCCATAGAACAACTCTTATTAAAAATTTTAGCAACCGCTTCACCTCAAGAAGCTGCACAAGGATTAGTTTTAGCCGCTCCAGCACCTGTTTTCAGCGATTCAAGACTGGCTGGAAACTTGCAAACTGTCAGTTTTACGGCAAAGCCATTTAACCCCTTGGCACTCATGCCATTTCAAATGCCTCCTGATGTGGTTGTAGCAGATGCATTTGCTCCTGGTGAGTCGGTTTTACCTGTATTATCAACAGATCCATTGGCAAGGGAGCAGTTTTGTTTGGTTTTCACCGAGCAATTCAGATTAGTGTTGGTTTTAGCAGAAGACATCGATGGTAATAAGACTTTTTCATTTTCTTTTGAGCCAGAGGTGGTTGAGTTAGCATGGCGATCGCTGGGAGCAAGAGTTGTAGTCAGCAATCCGGATCTGTTTGCCGATTTACAACAGTTAGTACATAAATATTCGACCGTCGCTCCGGATTACCGCCTAGTGATGGAGTTTAGTCGTTTATTGTTAACACAATTTCCAGAACAAGAAGAAAACACAGAAATAGCAAAAAGCGCTGATGTCGGGACGTCGGTACGTTCAGAGTTTGCACAAAGCCTCCCAGCCTCGCCACATTTGTCTTTGGGTGCGTCATCACAAGCGCATACTCGTCCTGATGTAGAACTACTGCAGGCTTTTGCTCACGAAGTTCGCACTCCTTTGACAACGATTCGCACTATCACTCGTTTACTTCTCAAACAGCGTGAGTTACCTGCAAATGTGATCAAACGTTTGCAGCTTATTGATCATGAATGCACCGAGCAAATTGATCGTATGGAGTTGCTCTTTAGAGCTGCAGAACTACAAACATCTGCTACTGTAAAATCTACAAATACTCAACTCACTGCAATGTCTCTGGAGCAAGTGTTGCAGCAGAGTATTCCCCGTTGGGAACAAGCAGCCAATCGACGAAACTTAACTATAGATGTTATTTTACCTCAGCACTTACCAACTGTGGTAAGTAATCCTGCTATGTTAGATCGGGTTCTCACGGGTTTGATGGAGAATTTTACCCGTAGTTTACCGGCTGGTAGCCATATTCAAGTACAGGCTATTCCGGCTGGGGATCAACTTAAGTTACAATTATTACCCTTAACTCAGGCGGGAGAGAATGGAAAGGTGTCATGCTCTCCATGCACACCACCTATTCGTAAAGCCTTGGGTCAACTGCTAATGTTTCAACCAGAAACAGGTACGATAAGTTTGAATCTTAACGCAACCAAGCATTTATTTCAAGCGATTGGGGGTAAACTTATTGTTCGCGATCGCCCACGTCATGGAGAAGTGCTAACGATTTTTCTTCCTTTGGAAGTCACCAGTCAGTGA
- the msrA gene encoding peptide-methionine (S)-S-oxide reductase MsrA has translation MNLATFGAGCFWGVEAAFRKVKGVVSTSVGYMGGHFPNPSYLDVLSRITGHAEVVQVEYDPQHVSYDDLLEVFWDIHDPTTLNRQGPDRGEQYRSVIFFHNSQQEEAAKRSKAKQQNSGRFDKNIVTEIVPPGEYYLATQEHQQYFEKKAQR, from the coding sequence ATGAATTTGGCAACGTTTGGGGCTGGTTGTTTTTGGGGCGTAGAGGCGGCGTTTCGTAAGGTGAAAGGAGTTGTTTCTACCTCAGTTGGATACATGGGAGGGCATTTTCCTAACCCTTCCTATCTGGATGTGTTATCAAGAATAACGGGTCATGCTGAGGTAGTACAGGTGGAGTATGACCCACAACACGTAAGTTATGATGACTTATTGGAGGTATTCTGGGATATCCATGACCCCACCACGCTAAATCGCCAAGGACCAGATCGAGGGGAACAGTACAGATCTGTTATTTTTTTCCATAATAGTCAACAGGAAGAAGCCGCAAAGCGATCAAAGGCAAAGCAACAGAATTCTGGTAGATTTGATAAAAATATTGTGACCGAGATTGTACCTCCGGGTGAGTATTATTTAGCAACACAAGAGCATCAGCAGTATTTTGAGAAGAAGGCACAACGTTAG
- a CDS encoding PRC-barrel domain-containing protein: protein MTSEQSIRRSDILNTQVITRDNGKRLGIVSQVWVDVDQREVVALGMRDNLISISGVPRYMYLNSINQIGDVILVDNEDVIDDVEVEAYSNLINWEVITETGEVLGKVRGFKFNTETGKLYSIAIASFGLPQIPDQFLSTYEFSVDEIVSTGPNRLIVFEGAEERLNQLTVGLLERLGIGKAPWERDADEEYSSYTPRTVTPDKQLPSGVPLEQPKPKIVRTPEPVAQEWDEDYYEEERPQRQVMKARQYEPVQYDQEDEEDNWSEATGKDKYQAQPKYDSGSYNKKPYDEDYDEYDEDLARDAWDDEPPKPVNIPKKVKERQPEYEEEGY, encoded by the coding sequence ATGACCTCTGAACAAAGTATTAGACGTTCCGATATTTTAAACACCCAGGTAATCACTCGTGACAACGGCAAGCGATTAGGAATCGTGAGTCAAGTTTGGGTTGATGTAGATCAGCGAGAGGTTGTGGCGCTTGGCATGCGAGACAACCTGATCTCTATTTCTGGGGTGCCACGTTATATGTATCTCAACAGCATCAACCAAATCGGTGATGTCATCCTTGTGGATAACGAGGATGTCATTGATGACGTTGAGGTTGAGGCTTACAGCAACCTGATAAACTGGGAAGTTATTACAGAAACTGGTGAAGTCCTAGGGAAAGTGCGGGGTTTCAAATTTAATACCGAAACAGGAAAGCTTTACTCCATTGCCATTGCTTCTTTCGGATTACCACAAATTCCCGATCAATTCTTGAGTACCTACGAGTTCTCAGTAGACGAAATCGTCAGCACAGGTCCGAACAGATTGATTGTTTTTGAAGGAGCTGAAGAGCGGCTGAATCAATTAACTGTTGGTTTACTAGAGCGCTTGGGTATTGGTAAAGCACCGTGGGAACGCGATGCTGACGAAGAATACTCCAGCTACACTCCTCGTACAGTCACACCAGACAAGCAACTGCCAAGCGGAGTGCCATTAGAGCAACCTAAGCCAAAAATCGTTCGTACACCCGAACCTGTAGCGCAAGAATGGGATGAGGACTACTACGAAGAAGAACGTCCTCAGCGTCAAGTGATGAAAGCACGGCAGTATGAGCCAGTGCAGTACGATCAAGAAGATGAAGAAGACAACTGGAGTGAAGCAACAGGTAAAGACAAGTATCAAGCACAACCAAAGTATGACTCTGGTTCTTACAACAAAAAGCCATACGATGAGGATTATGACGAATACGACGAGGATTTAGCTCGTGATGCTTGGGATGATGAGCCACCAAAGCCAGTGAATATTCCCAAAAAAGTCAAAGAGAGACAGCCAGAATACGAAGAAGAGGGATATTAA
- the smc gene encoding chromosome segregation protein SMC, with protein sequence MVHIKRVQLTNFKSFGGTTSVPLLREFTVISGPNGSGKSNILDSLLFCLGLASSKGMRADRLPDLVNTTQTTKSRSAVEASVTVTFDLSDHELDDEFEEISPVVSIVEGEEVEKSQEAQEEKQESEDDRNRKEKIRAKPGSEWSVTRRLRVTPQATYTSNYYINGIPCTLTELHEELEELRVYPEGYNVVLQGDVTSIISMNPRERREIIDELAGVAAFDRKIHQAKETLDEVKEKEDSCRIVETELTGQRDRLSQDRTKAEKYQKLRTEFQDKQQWEAVLSWRSLQAQQEKLATQIQIGDRTSGELTTQLTTLNSEIIQKTAELEQLNAHVKALGEEELLAVQSTLATQEAERKQLQRQQKELETAAQETLKRLQQTQEEIQQHQQTIEKLAEQRDVETLHATSLQQQRDEIRQELENSREAAAEIASASEAWVQQQTALNRQIETLLQTVEPQRTEQAQLTERNNQLQQQIQEQTQLVQTLEPQLAEKQAECTQVETEFNTSGEPIQNLAETLSATEQELQIQQETQKRLLQEQREKQRQLDKLEAQQAAQQEVQGTQASKIILQSGMPGVCGLVVQLGRVEPRYQLALETSAGARLGHIVVEDDSIAAAGIELLKQKRGGRATFLPLNKIQASKFTQDFTLRYANGFVDYAVNLVNCDHRYKDVFNYVFGNTVVFANLADARQHMKLYRIVTLDGELLETSGAMTGGSTNQRSSLRFGTTEAAESEEVSSLKSRLTDIERILERCSSAIHSLSSQTKQLTQQVTEAGQARREQQLRLEQLRKEVKSLTTQLETTRSQLSQNTEKLITVQSRLEIFVRELPSQEQQLQQLRHALTELEQSQTPQEWQHIRARIKNQEQQLQQREAALREAEQKLKDLENHQQRLQEKITVGEQRIEEYHQEQINQQNQRTALQSHHSTLSTAISETRAALSQMEQNLGEEKQKRDATEQELRSHTMRQQQLEWELQKLQETQQTRREELAVLQTQLRTMSAELLSPLPEVPDKVNLEELQKELRSLAKRLQAMEPVNMLALEQYERTQKRLEELTQKLQTLEGERTELLLRIENFTTLRQRAFKEAFDAVNENFQSIFATLSEGDGYLQLDNPEDPFNSGLNLVAHPKGKPVQRLASMSGGEKSLTALSFIFALQRYRPSPFYAFDEVDMFLDGANVERLAKMIKQQAQQAQFIVVSLRRPMIESAERTIGVTQARGAYTQVLGIKLQSDKTSA encoded by the coding sequence ATGGTTCATATAAAGCGCGTACAACTCACGAACTTCAAATCCTTCGGTGGTACAACGTCTGTCCCCTTACTGCGGGAGTTTACTGTCATTTCTGGACCGAATGGTTCTGGGAAATCGAATATTCTAGACTCGCTGCTGTTTTGCCTGGGACTAGCCAGTTCCAAAGGAATGCGTGCTGATCGCCTTCCTGATTTAGTCAACACGACTCAAACCACGAAATCTCGTTCCGCTGTGGAAGCTTCCGTGACGGTGACGTTTGATTTATCAGACCATGAACTGGATGATGAATTTGAGGAAATCTCGCCTGTCGTCTCTATCGTTGAAGGTGAGGAAGTAGAGAAATCACAGGAAGCGCAGGAAGAAAAACAAGAAAGCGAGGATGATAGAAATCGCAAAGAAAAAATCCGTGCCAAACCAGGTAGCGAGTGGAGTGTCACCAGAAGGCTGCGAGTGACTCCGCAAGCAACTTATACATCGAACTACTACATTAACGGCATCCCCTGCACTCTCACAGAATTACACGAAGAACTAGAAGAATTACGTGTTTATCCGGAAGGGTACAACGTTGTTCTGCAAGGAGATGTCACCAGTATTATCTCGATGAACCCCCGCGAAAGACGCGAAATTATTGATGAATTGGCAGGGGTGGCGGCGTTTGATCGCAAAATCCATCAGGCAAAAGAAACTTTAGATGAAGTTAAGGAGAAGGAAGACAGCTGTCGTATTGTTGAGACAGAGTTAACTGGACAACGCGATCGCCTTTCCCAAGATCGCACCAAAGCGGAAAAATACCAAAAACTGCGGACTGAATTTCAAGATAAACAACAGTGGGAAGCAGTTTTATCTTGGCGTTCCCTGCAAGCACAGCAAGAAAAGTTAGCGACGCAAATTCAAATTGGCGATCGCACCTCCGGTGAACTCACAACTCAACTCACCACCCTCAATTCAGAAATTATCCAAAAAACCGCCGAACTTGAACAACTCAACGCCCATGTCAAAGCCTTGGGAGAAGAAGAACTTTTGGCGGTACAATCTACCCTCGCTACCCAAGAAGCAGAACGTAAACAGCTTCAGCGTCAACAAAAAGAATTAGAAACAGCCGCACAAGAAACCCTCAAGCGCCTACAACAAACTCAAGAGGAAATTCAACAGCATCAGCAAACCATAGAAAAATTGGCAGAACAACGGGATGTAGAGACGTTGCATGCAACGTCTCTACAACAGCAACGCGATGAGATACGACAAGAATTAGAAAACTCCCGTGAAGCAGCAGCAGAAATTGCTTCCGCCTCAGAAGCGTGGGTACAACAACAAACAGCCCTGAACCGCCAAATTGAAACTTTGTTGCAAACTGTTGAACCTCAACGTACAGAACAAGCACAACTCACAGAACGTAATAACCAACTCCAGCAGCAAATTCAAGAACAAACTCAACTCGTTCAAACTTTAGAACCTCAGTTAGCAGAAAAACAAGCTGAGTGTACACAAGTTGAAACAGAATTTAACACTTCTGGCGAACCGATTCAAAATTTAGCCGAAACGCTATCAGCTACAGAACAAGAACTACAAATCCAGCAAGAAACCCAAAAGCGCTTGTTGCAGGAACAACGAGAAAAACAACGCCAATTGGATAAACTAGAGGCGCAACAAGCAGCACAGCAAGAAGTTCAAGGAACCCAAGCCAGCAAAATTATCCTCCAATCGGGTATGCCGGGAGTTTGTGGATTAGTTGTACAGCTAGGACGTGTGGAACCCCGCTATCAATTGGCTTTGGAAACTTCTGCAGGGGCGCGTTTGGGACATATTGTCGTCGAAGATGACAGCATAGCAGCCGCAGGAATTGAACTACTCAAACAGAAACGTGGTGGGCGAGCGACTTTCTTACCGCTGAATAAAATTCAGGCTTCCAAATTTACCCAAGATTTTACGCTGCGATATGCGAATGGGTTTGTGGATTATGCTGTGAACTTAGTGAATTGCGATCACCGCTATAAAGATGTGTTCAACTACGTTTTTGGTAACACAGTTGTTTTTGCAAATCTCGCTGACGCACGTCAGCATATGAAACTTTATCGCATTGTCACTTTAGATGGGGAATTGTTGGAAACCAGTGGTGCAATGACTGGTGGTAGTACGAACCAGCGTTCATCGTTACGGTTTGGTACGACAGAAGCTGCAGAATCTGAGGAAGTTTCTTCTTTAAAAAGTCGGTTAACTGATATTGAGCGAATTTTAGAACGTTGTAGTTCAGCAATTCATTCTCTTTCTTCTCAAACAAAGCAACTCACACAACAGGTGACGGAAGCAGGACAAGCGCGGCGAGAACAACAACTGCGCTTGGAACAGTTACGCAAAGAAGTAAAAAGTTTGACGACGCAATTGGAAACAACGCGATCGCAGCTTTCGCAAAATACAGAAAAATTAATTACCGTCCAATCCCGTTTAGAAATTTTTGTTCGGGAATTACCTTCCCAAGAGCAGCAATTGCAACAACTGCGACACGCTTTGACTGAGTTGGAACAGTCCCAAACTCCCCAGGAGTGGCAACATATCCGGGCAAGAATAAAAAATCAAGAGCAACAATTGCAACAACGCGAAGCAGCCTTAAGGGAAGCAGAACAAAAACTCAAAGATTTGGAAAATCACCAGCAGCGATTGCAAGAAAAAATTACTGTTGGGGAACAGCGTATTGAAGAATACCATCAAGAGCAGATAAATCAGCAAAATCAACGTACAGCACTTCAATCTCACCACTCAACACTCAGCACTGCGATTTCTGAGACTCGCGCAGCTTTGAGTCAAATGGAACAAAATTTGGGAGAGGAGAAGCAAAAACGGGACGCAACAGAACAAGAATTGCGATCGCACACAATGCGTCAGCAACAGTTGGAATGGGAACTGCAAAAATTGCAAGAAACCCAGCAGACGCGCCGAGAAGAACTTGCTGTATTGCAAACCCAATTGCGAACGATGTCAGCGGAATTACTCAGCCCTTTGCCGGAAGTACCAGATAAAGTAAATTTAGAAGAATTGCAAAAAGAATTGCGCTCTCTTGCCAAACGCCTACAAGCAATGGAACCTGTGAATATGCTGGCGTTAGAACAATATGAGCGCACGCAAAAACGCCTTGAAGAACTCACTCAAAAATTGCAAACCTTAGAAGGAGAGCGTACAGAATTACTGTTAAGAATTGAGAATTTTACCACTTTGCGTCAACGCGCATTTAAAGAAGCTTTCGATGCTGTCAATGAAAACTTTCAATCAATTTTTGCGACGCTTTCCGAAGGCGACGGATACCTGCAACTCGACAATCCAGAAGATCCATTCAATAGTGGATTAAACTTGGTTGCACACCCGAAAGGCAAACCTGTACAGCGACTTGCTTCTATGTCAGGAGGAGAAAAATCTCTGACTGCATTGAGTTTTATTTTTGCTCTGCAACGCTACCGTCCATCGCCATTTTATGCATTTGACGAAGTAGATATGTTTTTAGATGGAGCAAACGTAGAACGATTAGCTAAAATGATTAAGCAACAGGCGCAACAAGCGCAATTTATCGTTGTCAGTTTGCGTCGCCCGATGATAGAATCAGCCGAACGCACAATTGGCGTGACTCAAGCCAGAGGAGCTTACACCCAAGTTTTGGGAATTAAGCTACAATCTGACAAAACAAGTGCTTGA
- a CDS encoding DUF4394 domain-containing protein, with protein MRNITVVVAVLTACMGLSVNKISADVGRTKNTDHPSMNITGKGSGLRFIGLTSNNTLVNIGSRGAGRRIEVQGIDGNLQGIDFRPANGLLYGVTDTDNIYTINPENGQATFVSKLSSSFNGGFQSGFDFNPVPDRLRAVGSNDQNFRTNVDNGQVNVDKPLAYAVDDVNTGIDPNITAIAYTKSVAGATTTQLFGIDYNLDVLVLQNPPNDGTLRTVGNLGVNFAPIGGFDIFTDGQGNDTAYALSGSVLYTIDLSTGAATKIADIPKGNFIGLAVTSR; from the coding sequence TTGCGCAACATTACTGTTGTCGTTGCTGTACTAACCGCTTGTATGGGTTTGAGTGTTAACAAAATTTCGGCTGACGTTGGCAGGACTAAAAATACTGATCACCCCTCAATGAATATCACAGGCAAAGGATCTGGCTTAAGATTCATTGGCTTAACCTCCAACAATACTCTTGTGAATATAGGTTCGAGGGGAGCTGGTAGAAGAATCGAAGTTCAGGGAATTGACGGCAACTTACAAGGTATTGACTTCCGTCCAGCAAACGGTCTGCTCTACGGTGTCACAGACACTGACAACATATACACCATTAACCCCGAAAACGGTCAGGCTACGTTTGTCAGTAAACTATCTAGCAGCTTCAATGGAGGATTTCAGTCAGGGTTTGACTTTAATCCCGTACCAGACCGTTTAAGAGCAGTAGGTAGCAATGACCAAAATTTCCGTACCAATGTCGATAACGGTCAAGTTAATGTCGATAAACCCCTTGCTTATGCTGTAGACGATGTCAACACCGGAATTGACCCCAACATTACTGCGATAGCTTACACAAAATCGGTTGCTGGAGCAACGACAACTCAACTTTTTGGTATTGACTACAACCTTGACGTCTTAGTACTGCAAAACCCACCCAATGATGGTACTCTCAGGACGGTAGGCAATCTCGGCGTCAACTTTGCACCTATAGGCGGGTTCGACATCTTTACAGATGGACAAGGCAACGATACTGCCTATGCACTTTCTGGTTCAGTTCTTTACACCATCGACCTATCCACCGGTGCAGCAACTAAAATCGCTGACATACCTAAAGGTAACTTCATCGGTTTAGCCGTTACCTCGCGATAG
- a CDS encoding sensor histidine kinase, with protein MLVGLSTPLIVDWLLSHQLFGLDLTLLEGRQFNVGTTANELIDKCEVVWNQGVWWSMLLGATVAGSLSYLFAKRIVQPLIQMEKITQKFAEGNLSARVPESEIPELNRLAINFNRMALNLEGVEQRRRELIEDLTHELRTPLTILEGSLEGLADGAIEAKAELFERLARETARLGRLVNDTQELSKAEAGYLPIKIQRIDLHPLLLSLIKRFSDQLLEEGPVLRLECPPNPPFVCADPERVEQILVNLLGNAVRYTVNGSITLRVWSEPPKLWIAVIDTGHGMKAEDLPFVFNRFWRSERSRERNPGGSGMGLAISHRLVKLHRGEILVESELNKGTTFRFSLPLAS; from the coding sequence ATGCTAGTCGGATTGAGTACCCCACTCATTGTGGACTGGTTGCTCTCGCACCAACTGTTTGGGTTGGACTTAACGCTTTTAGAAGGACGACAGTTTAATGTGGGTACAACTGCCAATGAGTTGATTGACAAGTGTGAGGTAGTCTGGAACCAAGGAGTTTGGTGGTCAATGCTTCTCGGTGCAACCGTAGCAGGTAGTTTGAGTTACTTGTTTGCTAAGCGGATTGTACAACCTCTAATTCAGATGGAGAAAATTACTCAAAAGTTTGCTGAGGGGAACTTGAGCGCGCGTGTACCTGAGAGTGAAATTCCAGAGTTGAACCGCCTTGCTATAAATTTTAACCGAATGGCATTAAACCTTGAAGGGGTAGAACAGCGCCGTCGAGAACTCATAGAAGATTTGACTCATGAACTACGTACACCGTTGACAATCTTGGAGGGTTCTCTGGAGGGTTTAGCAGATGGGGCGATTGAAGCAAAAGCAGAACTGTTTGAGCGATTAGCCAGAGAGACTGCCCGACTAGGTCGGTTGGTGAATGATACACAAGAACTTTCTAAGGCGGAGGCAGGATATTTACCCATCAAGATTCAACGGATTGATCTACACCCACTTCTGCTCTCCCTAATTAAACGGTTTAGTGATCAACTACTAGAAGAGGGTCCTGTGTTGCGTTTGGAGTGCCCACCCAATCCTCCCTTTGTCTGTGCTGATCCTGAGCGAGTTGAGCAGATTCTGGTCAACCTACTTGGCAATGCAGTACGCTACACTGTGAACGGTTCTATCACTCTGCGAGTTTGGAGCGAACCTCCGAAATTATGGATTGCGGTGATTGACACAGGTCATGGTATGAAAGCAGAGGATTTACCCTTTGTTTTTAATCGATTTTGGCGTTCTGAGCGCTCTCGGGAGCGTAACCCTGGTGGTTCTGGAATGGGTTTAGCTATCTCCCATCGTCTGGTTAAGCTGCACAGAGGCGAAATTTTAGTAGAAAGTGAGCTAAATAAGGGAACTACGTTTCGATTTTCGCTGCCTTTGGCATCATGA
- a CDS encoding response regulator transcription factor, whose translation MEILIVEDEVEIARLIQLYLEREGFSCRHCADGLSALQEFQDYSPQLIILDLKIPGLDGLEVCARIRQQASYSDPYILMLTAKGEENDRIIGLSTGADDYVVKPFSLKELVARVRALLRRMQSDTKQHHTYRTRHFVINIKQHSASRVLSTNELTPLDLTALEFELVATFMSDPGRVWNRTQLIKKLWGSDFYGDERVVDTHIARLRKKIEPDPANPTFIKTVVGVGYKFDDQVI comes from the coding sequence ATGGAGATTTTGATTGTTGAAGATGAAGTTGAAATTGCTCGGTTAATTCAACTGTATTTGGAAAGAGAAGGATTTTCTTGTCGCCACTGTGCTGATGGATTAAGTGCGCTTCAAGAGTTTCAAGACTATTCGCCTCAGTTAATAATCCTAGATCTAAAGATTCCTGGTTTGGATGGACTGGAAGTTTGTGCTCGCATTCGACAGCAAGCAAGCTATAGTGATCCTTACATCTTGATGTTGACGGCTAAGGGTGAGGAAAATGATCGGATCATCGGTTTATCGACTGGAGCAGATGACTACGTAGTCAAGCCCTTCAGCCTAAAGGAACTCGTAGCTCGTGTGCGAGCACTCCTACGACGAATGCAAAGTGATACCAAGCAACATCACACTTATCGTACGCGACACTTTGTCATTAATATCAAGCAACACTCAGCCAGCCGAGTTCTGAGTACAAATGAATTGACTCCTTTAGACCTAACGGCTTTGGAGTTTGAACTAGTAGCAACATTTATGAGTGATCCTGGTCGGGTTTGGAATAGAACTCAACTGATTAAGAAACTTTGGGGTAGTGACTTTTATGGCGATGAGCGAGTTGTTGATACCCACATCGCACGTCTACGAAAAAAGATTGAACCCGATCCAGCTAATCCAACTTTTATTAAAACTGTGGTTGGAGTGGGTTATAAGTTTGACGACCAAGTTATTTAG